A region from the Cryptosporangium arvum DSM 44712 genome encodes:
- the araB gene encoding ribulokinase, with product MTDVSANSAPKYVIGVDYGTLSGRALVVRVQDGAEVGTAVHPYRHAVIERTLPGDDKPLPPDWALQHPADWIDVLKNAVPAAVEAAGVDASDVIGIATDFTACTVLPTTADGTPLSELHPERPHAWPKLWKHHAAQGQADRINALAHERGEPWINRYGGKISSEWEFAKGLQVLEEDPETYAETERWIEAADWIVWQLAGVETRNRCTAGYKGIYQDGSWPSEDYLEALNPEFKHFVAKIEHPLSALGDRAGSLTAQAAEWTGLPAGIAVAVGNVDAHVTAPAAQSIAPGQMVAIMGTSTCHVMNGAVLAEVPGMCGVVDGGIVAGLHGYEAGQSGVGDIFGWFVDTQLPPSYHEAAAENGQDPHEYLSELASKQAVGAHGLLALDWHNGNRSILVDHELSGVLVGATLATEPEDIYRALVEATAFGTRTIIDAFETSGVPVDELVAAGGLLKNTFLMQVYADITNRPISVIGSEQGPALGSAIHAAVAAGAYPDVPAAADVMGRVERAVYRPDESRAKAYDALYAEYRTLHDYFGTGTNDVLHRLRRIRNEARR from the coding sequence ATGACCGATGTGAGCGCTAACAGCGCACCGAAATACGTGATCGGGGTGGATTACGGAACGCTGTCCGGTCGTGCACTCGTCGTGCGCGTGCAGGACGGGGCCGAGGTCGGTACCGCCGTGCACCCGTACCGCCACGCGGTGATCGAGCGCACGCTGCCCGGCGACGACAAACCGCTACCGCCGGACTGGGCGCTCCAGCACCCCGCCGACTGGATCGACGTCCTCAAGAACGCGGTTCCCGCCGCGGTGGAAGCGGCCGGCGTCGACGCGAGCGACGTCATCGGTATCGCCACCGACTTCACCGCCTGCACGGTACTGCCGACGACCGCCGACGGAACGCCGCTGAGCGAGCTGCACCCCGAGCGCCCGCACGCGTGGCCGAAGCTCTGGAAGCACCACGCCGCGCAGGGCCAGGCCGACCGCATCAACGCGCTCGCCCACGAGCGGGGCGAACCGTGGATCAACCGCTACGGGGGCAAGATCTCCTCGGAGTGGGAGTTCGCCAAGGGCCTGCAGGTCCTGGAGGAGGACCCGGAGACCTACGCCGAGACCGAGCGGTGGATCGAGGCCGCCGACTGGATCGTCTGGCAGCTCGCCGGCGTCGAGACCCGCAACCGGTGCACGGCCGGCTACAAGGGCATCTACCAGGACGGATCCTGGCCGAGCGAGGACTACCTCGAGGCGCTGAACCCGGAGTTCAAGCACTTCGTGGCGAAGATCGAGCACCCGCTCTCGGCGCTCGGTGACCGCGCCGGATCGCTCACCGCGCAGGCCGCGGAGTGGACCGGCCTCCCGGCCGGGATCGCGGTCGCGGTCGGCAACGTCGACGCCCACGTCACCGCGCCCGCCGCCCAGTCCATCGCGCCCGGCCAGATGGTGGCGATCATGGGCACCAGCACCTGCCACGTGATGAACGGCGCGGTGCTGGCCGAGGTGCCGGGCATGTGCGGCGTCGTCGACGGTGGCATCGTCGCGGGTCTGCACGGCTACGAGGCCGGCCAGTCCGGCGTCGGTGACATCTTCGGCTGGTTCGTCGACACGCAGCTGCCCCCCTCGTACCACGAAGCGGCTGCCGAAAACGGGCAGGACCCGCACGAGTACCTCTCGGAGCTGGCCTCGAAGCAGGCCGTCGGCGCGCACGGGCTCCTCGCCCTGGACTGGCACAACGGCAACCGCTCGATCCTGGTCGACCACGAGCTGTCCGGGGTCCTGGTCGGCGCGACGCTCGCCACCGAGCCCGAGGACATCTACCGCGCGCTGGTCGAGGCGACCGCGTTCGGCACCCGCACGATCATCGACGCGTTCGAGACGTCGGGCGTGCCGGTCGACGAGCTCGTCGCCGCCGGCGGCCTGCTGAAGAACACGTTCCTGATGCAGGTCTACGCCGACATCACGAACCGCCCGATCTCAGTGATCGGCTCCGAGCAGGGCCCCGCGCTCGGCTCGGCGATCCACGCCGCGGTCGCCGCGGGCGCCTACCCCGACGTCCCGGCCGCAGCCGACGTCATGGGCCGCGTCGAGCGTGCGGTCTACCGGCCCGATGAGTCCCGGGCGAAGGCCTACGACGCCCTCTACGCCGAGTACCGCACGTTGCACGACTACTTCGGCACCGGCACCAACGACGTCCTGCACCGCCTGCGTCGAATCCGGAACGAGGCCCGGCGATGA